A segment of the Polyodon spathula isolate WHYD16114869_AA chromosome 1, ASM1765450v1, whole genome shotgun sequence genome:
GCCTTTTTTGATCGCTTCGACTCCACTTTATTGCTCCACTTATCGCTCCTTGAAATGTTCTTTGTAGACCTGACGGgactggacacacacactgaggcacacactaatgctgctgttgttttcttCGGACAAACTGGCCCATATCCAATAAATCAGCCTGTCAGATCCTCAATATGTGACAGGACAGCGAAATCATATGGGCAaaaatttcaaaaactgttttattgtggcAATGGATTGGACATAcaataagctttaaaataataccaaactTATTAATATATCTCAAATGGTGCCCgagatatgacattttgaaatcagcaaagtcagaagacgccattttgagaaaattaagttgaaacatgggacacctactttccagctatttccttagcaaccattatGTTAGAATTCTGACACATACACCAAATGTTcaccaataactcctcatacctttctacaaaatatgacaaaaattatgatacaaatatttttttttcatttattgaaactattctgccctcgcaaaagagtccacttcttaagcttaacagacagataaactctttccagtaactgtagtaCTGAATGATGCTTAATTGccaccagtttgtaggtacagtgtaggaactgagtaaaactgaaataaaataaagaaaacaaaccataaGTATgggtatgctgaatactatgcttaattctcactagtagcacagcatgtatttttaggtatggtataatattatcataaactcagaaacatgctgccgtatgcaaaataattccccaaacaCATCAAGatcaattacatagaacagatatctccgaccatgcaactatcaagaaaatacgtaaatctatcacaaacgatcatccatataaaatatcatcatgaattgaaaggtgagtatgtatgttattattgattttacttacacACAATGtttctacaaataattgcaagaaggatggagttcggtgatatctgcagctccacagagcgactttcaccgttgctaaaaaggattcttctttacaggaaataggaacttaagcaaacaacagaccttatcagtaaacagcgccatctagtggccaaatggaattgacttaaaaaatggACTCAAACCAACTAAGGGGCCAGAACACTCCCCGTCTGGTATCTGTAAAGATGccaacattaacactagaacttaaAGTTACTTACCAGTCTCTGGAGAGAAGAgtaacaaaactgaaccaggtaactacagaccagtaagcctgacttctattatatgcaaacttatggaaactataataagatccaaaatggaaaattacctttatggtaacagggtcctgggagacagtcaacatggttttaggaaagggagatcttgtctaactaacttgcttgatttttttgaggatgcaacatcgataatggataattgcaaagcatatgacattttacttagatttccagaaagcttttgacaaagtcctgcacaaaagattaattctcaaactgaacgcagttgggattcaaggaaacacatgtacatggattagggagtggttaacatgtagaaaacagaaagtactgattagaggaaaaaacctcagaatggagtgtggtaaccagtggtgtaccagagggatcagtattaggtcctctgctattcctaatctacattaatgatttagattctggtatagtaagcaaacttgttaaatttgcagacgacacaaaagtaggaggagtggcaaacactttgcagcagcaaaggtcattcaaaatgatctagacaagattcagaactgggcagacacatggcaaatgacatttaatagagaaaagtgtaaggtactgcacgcaggaaataaaaatgtacattataaacatcatatgggagatactgaaattggagaaggaatctatgaaaaagacctaggagtttttgttgactcagaaatgtgttcatctagacaatgtggggaagctataaaaaaggctaacaagatgctcggatacattgtgaaaagtgttgaatttaaatcaagggaagtaatgttaaaactgtacaatgcactagtaagacctcatcttgaatattgtgtgcagttctggtcacctcgctataaaaaagatattgctgctctagaaagagtgcaaagaagagcgaccagaattattccgggcttaaaaggcatgtcatatgcagacaggctaaaagaattgaatctgttcagtcttgaacaaagaagactacgtggcgacctaattcaagcattcaaaattctaaaaggtattgacagtgtcaacctaagggactttttcagcctgaaaaaagaaacaaggaccaggggtcacaaatgaagattagacaaaggggcattcagaacagaaaataggaagcacttttttacacagagaattgtgagggtctggaatcaactccccagtaatactgttgaagctgacaccctgggatccttcaagaagctgcttgatgagattttgggatcaataagctactaacaaccaaacgagcaagatgggctgaatggcctcctcttgtttgtaaactttcttatgttcttatgagtaggACAGTCTTTGAAACTGGATGCAGAAAGGTCTTGCATGACCCCTGTCTTGCTGTCTTGACTTCAACCTTTCTTACTTTCCCATCTCTGCCAGGAAAGGTCTTCACGACGATGCCCATGGGCCAGTCATTCCTTTTCACTTGACTGTCTCTCAGCATCACAATATCTCCCTCCTTAAGGTTGGGCTTCTCTTTCTGCCACTTCCTACGGCTCTGCAGGGTAGAAAGATACTCCTTTCTCCAGCGGTGCCAGAAGGTGTTGGCAAGGCTTTGAACTTGCCTCCACTGCTGGCTGAAGATGTCTTTCTCATTGAATTCACCTTGGGGAGGAGGAACTACAGCAACCTTTTGGGTGAGGAGTGTCGCTGGCGTCAAGATGAGGGGGGAGTCTGAATCTGTGGACACAGGAACCAATGGACGAGCATTCACGATGGCTGAGACTTCCGCCATGAAAGTAGTCAGGACTTCTTGAGTAAGCCTGGATGGACCCACCTTCAGCAGCATGGAATCCAGGATGTGCCTCATAATGCCAATCATTCTCTCCCAGCTGCCTCCCATACGAGATGAGTGTGGTGGGTTGGAGACCCAAGTACACCCTTTGTCACTCAGGTACTCTTGGACCTCCTTGTCACTCTGAATGGCCTCCATCTTCAGCTCTCTGCAGGCCCCGATAAAGTTTGTACCACAGTCGGACCTGATTTGTTTGGCTGGTCCTCTGATGGAAAGTAACCGTCGCAGAGCATTTATGAAACTTGAGGAATCCATCGACTCAATGACTTCAATGTGTATGGCCCTGGTGCTCATACATGTGAACAGCATGAGCACAACCCTCAGTTAAGTGGCGCCCTTGATGGTGGACCTGCTCGTGGTGGTGACGGATGAGTAGAGTTCCGATGTGGCTCCGTCCAAGGAGGATGAGAGGGTTGATTTCATCTTTACCTAGGCTTGCTTGGGACAGGCGTCCTCCAATCCTCAGTAGGCCTGAATCATCAATTTAGGGGCACAGACTGAAGAGTGGGCTCTGCTTAGGAATGGCTTTACCTTCTCTGATGCATTCCAATTATGATATTCTTGGCTTGATCCAGGTCTTCGGTGGAGCAAGTTTTTTTGCAGATGTGCCATCCTTTGCAGCTGCTGCCTAGCTTGAAGGAGTGAGCAACATGCACAAGCCTTGCTGTTGCATGTGTCAGTGCTTGCCAGCTTGAGAAGCGCTGGGTTCTAACTTGTTGCTGGAGACATTGGTGGCGTGACAAGCAACTTGGGGGCGGATCTCGTAGTCAGATCCGGGATCAACTAAGTCGAAAGGTGTGTGAAGGGTTTCTGGCTCTGCTGACCTGAACAAGAAAGCTGGTCCAGTCAACCATGTGCTATGAGTCAGGCTGCCTGCTGGGACTGATCTTGAGGCATGATCAGCAGGGTTCTGGTCAGTAGGGACGTGCTTCCACTGCTGTGGGCTGGTAGATCTCCTGATACGTTGCACCCTGTTATTCACATATATGTAGAAACGTCTGGCGTCGTTGTGAATGTAACCAAGGACCACTTTACTATCAGAGTAGAATGTGACAACATCGAGTTGGATGTCAATCTCATCGACGATTGCTTCTGCTATTTCCACAGCTAGAACAGCAGCACACAACTTGAGTCTTGGAACGGTGATCTCAGGATGTGGAGCGAGCTTAGCCTTACCAAAGATGAAGCCAACATCTATGTTCCCACTGGCATCAGTTGTCTTCAGGTAAGCTACTGCTGCGATGGCGTTCGTGGATGCATCACAGAAGACGCACGTCTCTTTCTTGTGTGCTTGGCTGAGAGAGGTGGAGGTGTATGTGCGAGAGATCTTGACCTGCTCAAGATCCTTCAGTGAGTCTCTCCACAGCTTCCATTCCTTGAGGTTCTCGTCTAGGAGAGGGGCATCCCAGTCACAAGCCTCCATGGTGAGCCCTCTGAGTAGAGACCTTCCTCGAATGCTTACCGGGGCGGCAAATCCAAGCGGGTCAAACAGGCTGTTGATCGTCGACAAGACTTCACGTCTAGTGTATGGTTTCTCTGCTGAAGACACCTGAAATGTGAAGACGTCCTCTGCGATGTCCCAGCTCACCCGAGACTTCTCTGCATGGGAGGGAAGTCGACACTCGGATCCAGGTCCTTCAGCCCCTTAGCTAGGTCGTCTGGAGGAAAGGCTCTCATGACCTCTGCCTTGTTAGAGGCGATCTTGTGCAGGCGTAAGTTGGAGAGGGCCAAAATCTCTTGTGTTCTGAAGAAGAGTGATGGCTTCCTTCTCTGTGGGGAGGGATACGAGACCGTCATCGACTTAAAAGTTCCTCTCGATGAAGTGCCTTGCCTCTGCTCCGTAATCCCTCTCGCCCTCTAAGGCGGCTCTCCTGAGGCCATACATGGCCACTGCTGGGGACAGGCTATTACCAAAAACGTGGACccgcatcctgtactccacaaCTTCGTCATCCAGGTCGTTGTTGCGATACCAGAGGAATCGCAGGTAGTTCCGATGGTCTTCACGAACAACGAAGCAATGGAACATCTGCTGCACGTCTGCTGTCACAGCCACTGGTTCCTTTCTGAACCGTAGCAGTACCCCAAGCAGGCTGTTGTTCATGTTGGGACCAGTAAGCAGGATGTCATTCAGAGATATCCCATGGTGTTGGGCGCTGGAGTCGAATACCACTCTTATCTGTCTGGGTTTTTGTGGATGATTCACCCCGAAGATTGGAAGATACCAGCACTCTTCTGCTTGTAGGGTTAGAGTGATTTCAGCGTGCCCATTCTCAAAGATTTTGCACATGAACTCAATGAAGTGGTCCTTCATCTCTGGACGTTTCTTGAGCGTGCGTGTGAGTGAGTCGAGGCGATTGATGGCCTGATCGCGGTTTTTGGGGAGACGTTGCCGTGGGCTATGGAAAGGGAGCTGAGCAACCCAGCTGTTTGATGCATCCTGATGGAACTCTTTCTCCATCATCTTCAGGAAGGCAAGATCCTCCATTGAGGGAGCTGGTTTGTCATCATCCTTAGTGTAGCAGAAGACAGATTCGCCCATGAGGCTTGCCGCGTCGGCTGGCGTGCATCTCTGCTTCAGGGTCATGGTGCCAGAACTTCGAGGCTGGTGTGTGTGGCTGAAGTTCTCCTTAACATGGAAGCTGCTGAGACAAGGGCTCATGAAGCTGGGGCGTCCGTTCTCCAGAATGTTTGTCTTGAAGGCGTTAACTGGTGAAGGCTTGTGTGCCCCTCTGAGACAGACATCTCCCACTATCACCCAGCCGAGGGCTAGGTGCTGTGCGAAGGGAGCGTGCAGGGGCCCGTTGTGCTGCTCTAGCACCTTGTGCACCTGGATGATGTCTCTCCCTAGAAGTAGCAGTATCTCTGCTTGGGGGTTCAGAGGAGGTATCTTGGTGACTAAGAACTTGAGGTGAGGGTGGTACCTTGTTACATCTGGTGTAGGGATTTCGTCCCTATTGTCTGGGAGCTCGTTGCACTCGATGAGCGTGGAAAGaggtaaacaggtcttttcatcaGCTGATTCCACAATGAAGCCTCTTGCTCGCCGGCTTACAGTCTCCGAGATACCTGAGCACGTCTTGAGGGTGTAGGGTGAGGCGTCATTGGCTACGTTGAATATCTTGAAGGCGGCTGACCTAGCCAAAGACTTGTTATTTTGGTCATCCAGAATGGTGTATGTTCTCATCTTCTTCTCAGGATGACCTTCTGGGTAAACATTAACAAGACAGATCTTGGAGCAAGACTTCCCCAGGGGACTGTCTCCACAGACCTCAGTACAGGTGGACGTGGCAAATGGAGAGGAGGGAGACTTGTCTTCCTCCCGGCCATGCTGTGTGGAGGAGCTGACGGCATCTTTGTGAGACCAAGGGGCAGGACCGGCGTGAAGAGCTGCAATATGCTTGTCGCTTTTGCACTCAGAGCAGTGGATGACAGCTTTACAGTTCTTCGCCTGGTGTGCTGTTGAGGAGACACACCTAAAGCATATAGAGTTCTCTCTAAGGTAGATTTTTCTCTCTTCTAGGGGTTTCTCCCTAAAGCCTCTACACTTTCGCAGGGGGTGCGGCTTTTTGTGGATAGGGCATCTTTCTGGATGGCGTTGTCCACTTCTGTCTTGTGCACTGTGATAGAGGCTCTCGCCGTTCTCGTTGAGAATTTCTCTACTTTAGGCGGCGCTGCACTGGAAGTGGATGTGATGAAGCTTGGGTCGTTCCTCATTTTTGCTTCTGCATAAATTAAACCGGAGAAGAACAAGAAAGGTGGGAAGCTGACACCATGCACCTGTTTGTATCTGGTCCCCTGTGACATCCACTTCTCCTGCATGCTGAAGGGGAGCTTCTCCAGAATAGGCTTGATGCCTCTTGCAGTGTCCAGGTCAGACAGGCCGGGTAAGTAACCTTCAGCTTTGGCTGCCTCCAACTCGAGGAGAAGGTCACCCAGCTCTCTCAGACGCTGGGGGTCTTTATTGGAGATCTTTGGGAAGTGTTCAAGCTTGTTGAAGAGGGCTGTCTCCATAGCTTCAGCAGACCCATAGCACTCCTCTAGCCGTTGCCAGACCACACTGAGGGCTGCAGCAGGATGATTGACATGGACGGACCTCATTCTTCTCACATGCTCAGCTGATTCTGGCCCAAGCCACTTGATTAGTAGGTCGAGTTCCTCACTGGGCTTCAGGTCGAGGCCTTCAACGGCATTGGAGAATGTTGACTTCCAAGCCCAGTAGTTCTCTGGCTTGTCGTTGAACTTGGTGAGTCCAGCTGTGAGGAGGTTACGGCGTGCTAGGAACTTCACCAGATCTGCAACATTGGCACGATCAGAATGGGTCCCACTGGACTCTCTAAACTggattctaaaaggtattgacagtgtggacgcaagggactttttcagcctgaaaaaagaaacaaggaccaggggtcacaaatggagtttagaaaaaggggcattcagaacagaaaataggagacacttttttacacagagaattgtgagggtctggaatcaactccccagtaatgttgttgaagctgacaccctgggatccttcaagaagctgcttgatgagattttgggatcaataagctactaacaaccaaacgagcaagatgggccgaatggcctcctctcgtttgtaaactttcttatgttcttatgttctactgACTCATGACGTTCTACACCAGGTGGCTGGCCGTCATCATCTGCGTAGCACCTGGGAGACTGTGAGGTGTGGAGCCTGTAGGTTGGGTTAGGCACGTTAACCACATGCTCTCTGATAAGATGAGTCATTGGGTGTCTTGAGGTGGCTGGCACTCCAGTATGAGTGGGGGCACGAGAGAGAGGATGTAGTCATGGTTGCAGGTGATCAACTGGGGGAGGCGATTCAACCTTGACGTCTGGCTGTGAGACTTCCTTGTATGCTGACGGCTGATGGTAGTTCACGTTGGCTTGCTGGTCTTGTACATACTTCTCAGCCCTCTCGAGCGAATGGTAGGATGAGCCTTGTTTGTTGTCGTCAACCCCAGACAGCTGTGCCACATCAGCTGCATCCATCGCTGTCTCAAATACATTAGCCTCAGCTAAGGCGGCCTCCGCCTCTTTCTCCTGCTGAAGAGCCTCTAATGTGGCTTCCAGGTGGGTCTCCTCCACTTTAAGCTGGGCCTTCTTCACTTTCACTTCTATTTCTTTCTGTGTATATGATGCTCTTGCTAGTGCTGCTTTAGCCTTGGCGCGAGCTTCTAGCCAAGCTTGCTGCAGATTTGTTGGAGTGTCTTGATGACTTAGGTGAACGTGAGCATTCTGACCTGGTTGCAAGGCTCATATGTTCTGAAGCTGACATCTTGCATTGGATGTGTACAGAGGAGTAGAGCAGACTGGATATCTAGTCCACCGGATGTTGCAATCAGCATTGATAATGTCTTTTTACTATTCTGCCCTCGCAAAAGAGTCCCCTTCTTAagcttaacagatagataaactctttccagtaactgtagtattgaatgatgctttattgccaccagtttgtaggtacagtgttaggaactgagtaaaactaaaataaaataaagaaaacaaccgtaagtacgggtatgctgaatactatgcttaattctcactaatagcacagcatgtatttttaggtatggtataatattatcataaaatATGCTGCcatatgcaaaataattccccaaacatAGCAAGATAaattacatagaacagatatctctgaccatgcaactatcaagaaaataTGTAAATCTGTCACGCAAACGATCGTctatataaaatatcatcatgaattgaaaggtgagtatgttattattgattttacttacagacaatgcttctacaaataattgcaagaaggatggagttcgatgatatctgcagctccacagagcgactttcactgttgctaacaaggattcttctttacaggaaataggaacttaagcaaacaacagaccttatcagtaaacagcgccatctagtggccaaatggaattgacttaaaaaatgaactcaaatcAACTAAAGGGGCCAGAACAGAAACATAGaaaaattctttttttcttttacaattcatagcttttttttttttttaaacaaaaatgtaaatgcttttaaattaaaaatgctgaactatttacatttactatttacatttcacttggtatttgcatattctgaaatacatatcttggactaccttacctcagTTAACAAGTATATATTCGTAAGAAAATACCTTAACACAGGGTTTCCATCATTCAGTTTGCAGCTGTATTTAGACGACTTATTTACACAGCTGTAATTACGTATTTTTTGCAACTTGGTTCTAGTATTGTTATCAATGACAATGTCGGCGACATGATTCTCCATCATGATTcgtctgtgatttatttatttatttatttatttgccgaGGTTTAATATCACAAGTTCTCTGCGTTCACAACCACAGCAATGCCGCTGTCACAGAAGTCAAAGCGCGTGGAGGCATTCAGCCAATCGGTGGATACTACAAGAAGCCAAATGACGTCACGCATAGCAACAAGCAGAACTGTTTACACTGCAACCACGTCTTAAAACCGTTTTCATTGGCTAAATAAGATGTTAGTCTATTAATGACCTACATAGCGGGAAAGAGGGAAACTACAGCTTTCAAAAGATGCCCGGATGATGTGTATGCGTGGAAGGATGATGTTGCTGAGATTCCGTGAATTGTACGgattttagtctttgtttcagcTAATTTTGACAATATATAGGTCACTGTTGTTACtaaactgtgtatttacagtataacagagacattatttcacaaaataaactcGATAAAACGATAGTTTGGACTGTTAAGTACACAAAAACGtgtaaaactcaaaatcaataattCATGACTTCACTCAGTGGCCGCTGTGTAAAATCTACCTATGCGACTTCCGACTGATTTTGCTGTCCCGGGTCACATATtagatacatatacatatactctgtttcttttaaagtttattcTAGAAGGTTTATGGAGGGTGTAAGTATCTTTTCAGATAACCATTCAGCTATAATCGTATCATTAACCCGACACCCCTCCTCCCCCAGGGCTCTTTGTAGAGACTGATGGCCCCCAAACCCCCCTGGATTTGAAACATCatagtacatttttttaagaagCTGAAGAGTCATCCCCTcagaaaaaagtcaaacaaatgtGTTCATTGTAAAGTACAAAAAGGGTTATTCACAGTTTATCCGtcatatgcatatattatatttctGACGTAGCTCTTTTAAGTTCAGAGAATCATTTTGCATTTACAGGCAAGGGTTTTTTAAAGAGGTTCTGACAATCCAATTTGTTAACCATTAGTTCAAACAGAAGACCCTCCATCTCGCCCTGCATTCTATTGAGAGTCATGCTGTTCTCCATCTTCAAAGTCAAAAGCGCCATAAGAAGACAACGGCGCCTGGGGTGCAGTAAAGTTTCTATGATAGAagattttagttattttgttaactacattTGCGTCCTTTCATCCAGTTCCTCTTGTCGATGACGGAGCTTCTCTTTTATGTCATGTTCGGGCCTCAGTTCATTTAAACAATCCTCAACCAGTTTCTGACTCTTGTTCAGGGGCAATCGGTACGATTTTTCTTCAGATCATGGTCTATGATAACTTCCAGTAAAGAGGCCAGGAGTCCCTTAACAATTTTGAGGATTCTTGTGAATTTCACTCTGTTAAGGCTGTCGGGGTCATCCTGATCATACAGAGGGGTTGTAGAAAGAGCCTGAGCCAGCAGTATAAAAACAGGTTTGTAGAGAACCTCCGATTCCACAGGATGGTCAGTAGGAAGACTCTGGCACGGCAGCTCGTAAGAAggtaaaaaacacactttttcagATTCACATCACTGCCACGGCGCATCGGGATCTTCAGCATCCCTATTCTCTGGAACGTAATCGAAATCAAGCTACTCATCGGAAGAGTTGTCTGAAAAGTATTAATGCGTTGTAGAATCCATGCTAATGGTTCTTATCTTTTAAACAGTATGAACCttgatttaaatcttttttaaaaaaccctgaagaatgcccccccccccccccgtcgaTAACATCATAACCATGTAACATGCCCAAACATGTCCACTCtatggaaattaaaataaaaacgttGACACAGAACATGCCTGAGCAGACCCCTTTTATCAGGGGTGGATCTATTTTGACTGACATTCTTCTTTTGAATGACTGTTGACTCTAAATCTTTTACGCTAATCCCCTACATATATATTCAGATACATATATGACCCTTTTTTGTCTTATTTGGTCTTCAAATAATCCCATTAAGCCAAAAAATGTAGTGATAACAATTGTTAACttctaaattaattttaaagaggattttatattttattttgaaaataatgagaCCGCTAGGGGCCGCTAGGATATGGGACCGACTATCTATGACCCTATATCTTAACAATGACAGCTTCAGTTTTAACAGAACAAGACGACATTTTCGTAATTGCCTCATTTGGTCTTAAAAATAATCATATTAAGCCAAAGAATGTAGTGGTAACATTTGCCAGCTTCTGAATGAACTTAAaggtttttagattttattttgaaaataatgataaCGCTGCCATATCAAAATCGACCGCTAGAGGGATATATGCTAATTAACCAGGCAAGGGATTATGGGAAGGCTCTAATACCTACCACGGGGCCACATCTCCTAATTAATAAGGGACCTCCAGTGGACTTTCTCCATTCCGTTAAGGTTAATTCTCAGTGAAGTGTTGATTATGAAACCGTGGTGAGAACAGAGGTTCTCTGCACAATAATAGTTGTTGTCATAGAACTGCTGTGAGATGTCAAAAGATAAATGCATCCACTTTTCTGTGTAATAGCCTATAATATGACATACTGACGATCAAGCTCTTTGAATGCGTTTGGGGCTCTCTGAATGGTAACAGCTCAGGTTGTTATTTTAGAGGGCTCCTTGCCTTCTCAAAAgatacatgcgcacacacaccCCTCTTTATTCTtctttctatctttatttttctatgaaattttactatgtttattttaatatta
Coding sequences within it:
- the LOC121320779 gene encoding uncharacterized protein LOC121320779; translation: MDSSSFINALRRLLSIRGPAKQIRSDCGTNFIGACRELKMEAIQSDKEVQEYLSDKGCTWVSNPPHSSRMGGSWERMIGIMRHILDSMLLKVGPSRLTQEVLTTFMAEVSAIVNARPLVPVSTDSDSPLILTPATLLTQKVAVVPPPQGEFNEKDIFSQQWRQVQSLANTFWHRWRKEYLSTLQSRRKWQKEKPNLKEGDIVMLRDSQVKRNDWPMGIVVKTFPGRDGKVRKVEVKTARQGSCKTFLHPVSKTVLLIRT